Proteins from a genomic interval of Armatimonadia bacterium:
- a CDS encoding SHOCT domain-containing protein, whose protein sequence is MGNRGMLWAACVVVLVLMSWSIVWAQTGPATQAVGLTLQALSEEDLNTIQASSGYRVGVVVIGVAPGSAAAAADLRAKDILLTVAARGVDSPQAVEAALASATGTAQILAMRAGEGGKWQPVTINLPLGAATTAPTPLPTVPATPTVPTPAPPATGGDVNAKLRALDTALQAGVITQEEYDRKRAELQPQAGATPTLDAAARQKLAALDTALAAGVLDQQEYARKRAEILGGAPATPLATPATTPTTTAAQTPQAAPAVHGGQLYNHPMGFRFWYPTGWKVQTQEEGLQLVPPDQATTASGPAEYYALTAVSVAGEGIASADDPRVLQFVEEQVRQFLPTLTRSGEALRLALDNGRAVCVDWTAQNAQGQPVKARVYATILRDFGVALFALGAKDRVEGRDAELRRVFSSVSLEAGKVDPQLVGQWAFRSTYALSNDMGERVGYYDSYSKAKMVSESQRTMELLADGTVTRTTKREMLAGAAGIWIEDKSTNTKRGHWNAAEGHLYLTWEDGDVEHFRYQLQAGAGGRELRLESGGNGEVWSG, encoded by the coding sequence ATGGGAAACCGGGGGATGCTTTGGGCCGCTTGCGTTGTGGTGCTGGTCTTGATGTCGTGGTCCATCGTCTGGGCACAGACGGGTCCTGCCACACAAGCCGTCGGGTTGACACTACAGGCGCTCTCCGAGGAGGACCTGAACACGATCCAGGCCTCCTCCGGTTACCGAGTAGGGGTCGTCGTGATCGGTGTTGCACCGGGCTCAGCCGCAGCAGCGGCCGATCTGAGGGCCAAGGACATTCTGCTGACGGTTGCTGCCCGGGGCGTGGACTCCCCGCAGGCCGTCGAGGCGGCCCTGGCCTCTGCCACAGGGACCGCCCAGATCCTGGCGATGCGCGCCGGTGAAGGCGGCAAGTGGCAGCCGGTGACGATCAACCTGCCCTTGGGAGCCGCCACTACCGCTCCCACTCCCTTGCCGACAGTTCCAGCAACTCCCACTGTTCCTACTCCCGCTCCCCCTGCAACCGGCGGCGACGTGAACGCCAAGCTCCGGGCGCTGGACACGGCGCTACAGGCCGGTGTGATCACGCAGGAGGAGTACGACCGCAAGCGAGCGGAGCTGCAACCCCAGGCAGGGGCAACACCTACTCTCGATGCCGCCGCTCGTCAGAAACTGGCTGCCCTGGATACCGCGCTGGCGGCCGGAGTCCTGGATCAGCAGGAGTACGCCCGCAAACGCGCAGAGATCCTGGGCGGAGCACCGGCCACTCCTCTGGCCACGCCTGCGACGACCCCAACAACGACTGCCGCACAGACCCCGCAGGCCGCGCCTGCGGTTCACGGTGGGCAACTGTACAACCACCCGATGGGGTTCCGATTCTGGTACCCGACCGGTTGGAAGGTGCAGACCCAGGAGGAAGGCTTGCAGCTCGTGCCGCCTGATCAGGCGACCACGGCCAGCGGTCCTGCCGAGTATTACGCGCTGACGGCTGTCAGTGTTGCCGGTGAGGGGATCGCCTCGGCCGACGATCCGCGAGTCTTGCAGTTCGTTGAGGAGCAGGTGCGCCAGTTCCTCCCAACCCTGACGCGAAGCGGCGAGGCCCTGCGTCTGGCCCTGGACAACGGCCGAGCCGTCTGCGTCGACTGGACGGCCCAGAACGCCCAGGGACAGCCGGTCAAGGCTCGAGTCTACGCCACCATCCTGCGCGACTTCGGCGTCGCCCTCTTCGCGCTGGGGGCAAAGGACCGTGTCGAGGGTCGTGACGCTGAGCTGCGGCGCGTCTTCTCCTCTGTCAGTCTTGAGGCGGGCAAGGTGGACCCGCAGCTCGTGGGGCAGTGGGCCTTCCGCTCAACCTACGCCCTCTCGAACGACATGGGGGAGCGTGTCGGGTACTACGACTCCTACTCCAAGGCCAAGATGGTGTCGGAGAGTCAGCGCACCATGGAGCTTCTGGCCGACGGCACCGTCACGCGAACCACGAAGCGAGAGATGCTCGCAGGCGCCGCAGGGATCTGGATCGAGGACAAGAGCACCAACACCAAGCGTGGACACTGGAACGCCGCCGAAGGACACCTGTACCTGACCTGGGAGGACGGGGACGTCGAGCACTTCCGCTACCAACTCCAGGCGGGAGCCGGCGGTAGGGAACTCAGACTCGAGAGTGGCGGCAACGGCGAGGTCTGGTCCGGATAG
- a CDS encoding amidohydrolase family protein, producing the protein MNRTTAILGGNLLDGTGVPVLFDGVLLLEGERIAAVGTRDEVDVPPDAYIIDASGCTVLPGLIEGHAHVGGDWPSVRTLRLSLQRGITTLCSVSANLKGIALRDAIAAGQVRGCSRMIAGCVVTPTHGHVKFRTADGPWEVRKAVREMVEAGADFIKTAASGGFWAKNEKCASPNYTPEELQALTQEAHAWGVPVAVHVHTQPGLSYCVEAGTDMIHHGAFIDEAAVRGIAARNLFYIPTLSVTCRRNIDSLYDQPWQTEEMALAQPIHRAGVRLAYQLGVRIGVGCDYPGNPRGWEVGDRTLYELQELVRCGLSPMEALLGATRINAEAYAKDDDLGTLTPGKRADVLVVAGDPLQDISVLYDQANLCLVLKDGSVEYAREDYKNHYCMSDR; encoded by the coding sequence ATGAACCGGACGACGGCCATCCTTGGCGGCAACCTCCTTGATGGTACCGGCGTACCCGTGCTCTTCGACGGCGTGCTGCTCCTTGAGGGCGAGCGCATTGCAGCCGTCGGTACGCGGGACGAAGTCGATGTGCCCCCGGATGCCTACATCATCGACGCGTCGGGATGCACTGTGTTGCCGGGCCTCATCGAGGGCCACGCGCATGTCGGCGGCGACTGGCCTTCCGTGCGGACCCTGCGCCTCTCCTTGCAGCGCGGCATCACCACCCTCTGCAGCGTCTCGGCCAACCTCAAGGGCATCGCCCTGCGCGACGCCATCGCCGCCGGACAGGTGCGTGGCTGCTCGCGGATGATCGCCGGGTGCGTTGTGACGCCCACCCATGGGCACGTGAAGTTCCGCACTGCCGACGGCCCCTGGGAAGTTCGCAAGGCGGTCCGGGAGATGGTGGAGGCCGGTGCGGACTTCATCAAGACCGCGGCCTCCGGCGGATTCTGGGCCAAGAACGAGAAGTGCGCATCCCCGAATTACACCCCCGAGGAACTCCAGGCACTCACCCAGGAGGCCCATGCCTGGGGTGTACCGGTGGCTGTCCACGTCCACACGCAGCCGGGCCTGTCCTACTGTGTCGAGGCCGGGACCGACATGATCCACCACGGCGCCTTCATCGATGAGGCGGCCGTCCGCGGAATCGCCGCCAGGAACCTCTTCTATATCCCCACGCTGTCCGTCACTTGCCGGCGCAATATCGACTCGCTCTACGACCAGCCCTGGCAGACGGAGGAGATGGCGCTGGCTCAGCCGATCCACCGCGCCGGAGTCCGCCTGGCCTACCAACTCGGGGTGAGGATCGGTGTCGGCTGCGACTACCCCGGCAACCCACGAGGCTGGGAGGTCGGCGACCGGACGCTGTACGAGCTGCAGGAGTTGGTGCGCTGTGGCCTGAGCCCGATGGAGGCGCTCCTGGGGGCTACTCGCATCAACGCCGAAGCCTACGCGAAGGACGACGACCTGGGAACCCTGACGCCGGGGAAGCGTGCCGACGTGCTCGTCGTCGCCGGGGACCCGCTGCAGGACATCAGCGTCCTCTACGACCAGGCCAACCTGTGCCTGGTCCTGAAGGACGGCTCGGTGGAGTACGCGCGCGAGGACTACAAGAACCACTACTGCATGTCCGACCGGTAG
- a CDS encoding LamG-like jellyroll fold domain-containing protein codes for MSYALLFLGIAAILPGAQAQPTAITSGPGSDTEPAWSPDGRRVVFQREQEGNVELFLLDAANGAVSPLVTGRGVATFPAWSPDGRSIVYTYARFDGTAASGLENGYNLMLVPAEGGTPKRLTSGRWRDYTPTFSPDGQWVYFSSNRGLKRDGMGLFRVAVQGGEPEPVFVRDGDQIGVLEPTWSPDGRLLACGYLGGFRANWTLRLLRLQPEVSDLALSESNHPTYSPAWRPDGKVLACTGFRTGDPGWGIYLVEVATGAGSRIDTGPGNSRSPVWSPDGRELIFENNRTGVYKLYRMQVPAVTFTVASRSRAVPPKPVVKLDFSRLEGPSAPDLSGQGNAATVTGPIDVAEGGLLCGPGHSVAVSQPSGFDFGVDGFSVQATVRVDQHINKLQMIAVGDYPDNHYGWQLYLNDTNSVCFNSRTPDMIYVGATSDVPLPVGRKVTLTGVRRPGGGVQLYVDGVPQGSTGTGATIPYPGALQLRVGTHYNGSAPFVGRIYDVTVYQGALSPEDLGGPTLEEFLKP; via the coding sequence ATGAGCTATGCTTTGCTGTTCTTGGGGATTGCGGCGATCCTTCCCGGGGCTCAGGCCCAACCGACGGCGATCACCTCGGGACCCGGAAGTGACACCGAACCTGCCTGGTCTCCCGACGGACGCCGGGTAGTCTTTCAGCGGGAGCAGGAGGGCAACGTCGAACTGTTCCTCCTGGACGCGGCTAACGGCGCCGTATCACCCTTGGTCACCGGCCGGGGAGTAGCGACCTTCCCTGCCTGGTCGCCGGACGGTCGCTCGATCGTGTACACCTACGCGAGGTTCGACGGGACTGCTGCCTCCGGACTGGAGAACGGCTACAACCTCATGCTGGTGCCCGCCGAGGGCGGCACACCCAAGAGACTGACCTCCGGGCGCTGGCGCGACTACACACCGACCTTCAGCCCCGATGGTCAGTGGGTGTACTTCTCCTCGAACCGGGGCCTGAAGCGAGACGGCATGGGGCTGTTCCGAGTCGCCGTGCAAGGTGGCGAACCGGAGCCGGTCTTCGTGCGTGATGGCGACCAGATCGGGGTCCTCGAACCTACCTGGTCACCAGACGGCCGTCTCTTGGCCTGCGGGTACCTCGGCGGCTTCCGTGCCAACTGGACGCTGCGCCTGCTTCGCCTGCAGCCCGAGGTTAGCGACCTCGCACTCAGCGAGAGCAACCACCCGACCTACTCACCCGCCTGGCGTCCCGACGGCAAGGTCTTGGCCTGCACGGGCTTCCGCACCGGCGATCCCGGCTGGGGCATCTACCTCGTCGAAGTCGCGACCGGGGCCGGCAGCCGGATTGACACCGGTCCGGGCAACTCGCGCTCGCCCGTATGGTCACCCGACGGCCGCGAGCTGATCTTCGAGAACAACCGCACCGGCGTCTACAAGCTCTACCGGATGCAGGTGCCGGCCGTCACCTTCACGGTCGCCTCTCGTTCAAGAGCCGTGCCGCCGAAGCCGGTGGTGAAGCTCGACTTCAGCCGCCTCGAGGGTCCCTCGGCGCCTGATCTGAGTGGGCAGGGCAATGCCGCGACGGTGACCGGTCCGATCGACGTGGCGGAGGGTGGACTGCTGTGCGGTCCGGGGCACTCCGTGGCCGTTTCACAACCCAGCGGCTTCGACTTCGGCGTCGACGGGTTCAGCGTGCAGGCGACGGTTCGCGTCGACCAACACATCAACAAGCTGCAGATGATCGCTGTCGGTGACTACCCCGATAACCACTACGGGTGGCAGCTATACCTCAACGACACCAACAGTGTGTGCTTCAACTCGCGAACGCCGGACATGATCTACGTCGGCGCCACTTCCGATGTGCCGCTGCCTGTCGGACGGAAGGTGACCCTGACCGGCGTGCGCCGCCCGGGTGGTGGCGTGCAGCTGTACGTTGACGGGGTGCCGCAGGGAAGCACCGGCACCGGGGCCACCATACCCTACCCCGGTGCTCTGCAGCTTCGTGTCGGCACGCACTACAACGGCAGCGCCCCCTTCGTCGGGAGGATCTACGACGTGACGGTCTACCAGGGGGCGCTATCACCAGAAGACCTGGGCGGACCCACCCTGGAGGAGTTCCTGAAACCATGA
- a CDS encoding bifunctional 4-hydroxy-2-oxoglutarate aldolase/2-dehydro-3-deoxy-phosphogluconate aldolase, with translation MAAEQFYQDLRQEKIIAIVRGVSASTILSIAESLYAGGIRLMEITCNTPGVTDMLREVTGAMGDRMVFGAGTVISRQLAEAVHAAGARYIVAPDVNPEVIGYCVDHGLPVIPGAATATEILTAQRLGAPTVKIFPAEPLGCGYIKQLRGPIKDMDFVAVGGVTAENVADFLKAGCVGAGLGGALVNPKLVEQGDWEGLTALAARVKAQVG, from the coding sequence ATGGCCGCTGAGCAGTTCTACCAGGACCTCCGCCAGGAGAAGATCATCGCCATCGTGCGCGGGGTGTCGGCCTCCACTATTCTGTCCATCGCCGAGTCCCTGTACGCCGGGGGGATACGACTGATGGAGATCACCTGCAATACGCCTGGCGTGACTGACATGCTTCGCGAGGTAACAGGGGCCATGGGCGACCGCATGGTCTTCGGCGCCGGGACGGTCATCAGTCGCCAACTGGCCGAGGCCGTGCATGCCGCCGGAGCTCGCTACATCGTTGCGCCGGATGTGAACCCCGAAGTCATCGGCTACTGCGTCGATCACGGCCTGCCGGTGATTCCTGGTGCCGCAACGGCGACGGAGATCCTGACGGCCCAGCGTCTGGGAGCGCCGACCGTCAAGATCTTCCCTGCGGAGCCCCTGGGCTGCGGGTACATCAAGCAGCTTCGCGGGCCCATCAAGGACATGGACTTCGTGGCCGTAGGCGGAGTCACCGCTGAGAACGTGGCAGACTTTCTCAAGGCCGGGTGCGTGGGAGCCGGTCTTGGCGGAGCACTCGTCAACCCGAAGCTCGTCGAGCAGGGCGACTGGGAAGGCCTGACTGCCCTGGCGGCCCGCGTCAAAGCGCAGGTAGGGTAG
- a CDS encoding sugar kinase, translating to MSKRFDVTTVGSTMLRLSVQPGERLETAPMYEVRTAGTESNTMVALARMGRQTAWVSRLTDNALGRRVAREIGHHGVDVSRVVWTTEARNEVFFVEAGASPRPTQVIYDRSHSAVASMQTAELDLDFLLDTRILHLSGILPALSEQCLQVTRDLVQAARSAHVPVSFDVNYRAKLWSPQQAARSLEPLMQGADYLFLTREDAGQVFGLQGEPEQLVRSCSDRFGAGLCVVTLGGEGGVAWDGHDLHKCSGYPVEAQDRLGAGDCFAAGVLCGVLEGSVSQGMAFGAAMAALKLGIRGDYFVSDRAEVLRLLDSAPGREVGR from the coding sequence ATGTCGAAGCGTTTCGATGTAACGACCGTTGGCTCCACCATGCTGCGCCTGTCGGTCCAGCCGGGGGAGAGGCTGGAGACCGCGCCGATGTACGAGGTGCGCACTGCCGGGACCGAGTCCAATACCATGGTGGCCCTGGCGCGGATGGGACGACAGACGGCCTGGGTCTCGCGACTCACCGACAACGCCCTCGGGCGGCGCGTGGCACGGGAGATTGGCCACCACGGCGTCGACGTCTCAAGAGTAGTCTGGACCACCGAAGCCCGCAACGAGGTGTTCTTCGTCGAGGCGGGCGCGAGCCCGCGACCGACGCAGGTGATCTACGACCGCAGCCACTCGGCCGTCGCGTCGATGCAGACCGCAGAGCTTGACCTCGACTTCCTGCTCGACACCCGGATTCTGCATCTGTCAGGGATCCTCCCTGCACTCTCCGAGCAGTGCCTGCAGGTGACTCGCGACCTGGTCCAGGCTGCCCGGTCGGCGCACGTGCCGGTCTCCTTTGATGTCAACTACCGGGCGAAGCTGTGGTCGCCCCAGCAGGCCGCCCGGAGCCTTGAGCCACTCATGCAGGGCGCTGACTACCTGTTCCTCACCCGCGAGGATGCCGGGCAGGTGTTCGGTCTGCAGGGCGAGCCGGAGCAGCTCGTGCGGTCCTGTTCGGATCGCTTCGGCGCGGGACTGTGCGTGGTGACTCTCGGCGGAGAGGGTGGAGTGGCCTGGGACGGTCACGACCTGCACAAGTGCTCGGGGTACCCGGTCGAGGCCCAGGATCGGCTCGGAGCCGGGGATTGTTTCGCAGCCGGAGTCCTCTGCGGCGTGCTCGAGGGCTCGGTGTCACAGGGCATGGCCTTCGGGGCCGCCATGGCAGCACTCAAGCTGGGTATCCGGGGCGACTACTTTGTCTCGGATCGCGCCGAGGTGCTGCGACTGCTGGACAGCGCACCAGGCCGTGAGGTCGGGCGTTAG
- a CDS encoding Tex family protein has translation MNEAHLTKIAAELSLRQTQVAATAKLLSEGATVPFISRYRKEATDSLDEVAVTAIRDRLTQLAELDERREAILQSLTERELLTDELQQQLEAAETLAVLEDIYLPYRPKRRTRAMIAREKGLEPLAELIFAQGDDDILVAAAEYVDAEKGVETVEDALAGARDIIAEQVNEDTDTRAVMRELFMQKATLRSKVVTDKEEEAAKYRDYFDWEEPLATAPSHRILAVRRGENEGLLTMRILPDEEEALALLQARFVKGQNAASEQVGMAVQDGYHRLLGPSMESEARLAAKQRADEEAIQVFAENLRQLLLAAPLGQKNVLALDPGFRTGCKLVCLDRQGKLVYNDTLYPHGSEHQATEAADKLRKIAAQMHTEVIAIGNGTASRETESFVRKSGLTQEITVVMVNESGASIYSASDVAREEFPDYDITVRGSVSIGRRLMDPLAELVKIDPKSIGVGQYQHDVEQGSLRRSLDDVVVSCVNAVGVEVNTASKQLLTYVSGFGPKLAESVVTYRDEKGPFRSRKELLKVPRLGPKAFEQAAGFLRIRDGENPLDASAVHPESYAVVDAMASDLGCKVSDLLRDEDLRKRIALDHYVTDTVGLPTLQDILQELAKPGRDPREQFEVFQFAEGVEKIADLTPGMRLPGIVTNITKFGVFVDVGVHQDGLVHISQLADHYVKDPTEVVKVHQKVMVTVVEVDLERGRIALTMRTGERPARQQAESKPTGDRQSRKRPERPARAKRQESRPQPKPTTALGAAFFEAQQRGQDKHDK, from the coding sequence ATGAACGAAGCCCATTTGACCAAGATCGCGGCGGAGTTGTCCCTGCGCCAGACTCAGGTGGCAGCGACCGCCAAACTGCTCTCCGAGGGCGCCACAGTGCCCTTCATCTCACGCTACCGCAAGGAGGCCACCGACAGCCTCGACGAGGTCGCCGTGACCGCCATCCGTGATCGGCTGACCCAACTGGCCGAGCTCGATGAGCGTCGGGAGGCCATCCTGCAGTCACTCACGGAGCGCGAGTTACTGACCGATGAGCTGCAGCAACAGCTTGAGGCCGCAGAGACCCTGGCAGTGCTCGAAGACATCTACCTGCCCTACCGACCCAAGCGGCGAACGCGAGCCATGATCGCTCGGGAGAAGGGTCTCGAGCCCCTGGCTGAGCTCATCTTCGCCCAGGGCGATGACGACATCCTCGTCGCCGCAGCCGAGTACGTAGACGCTGAGAAGGGCGTCGAGACGGTCGAGGACGCTCTCGCCGGAGCCCGCGACATCATCGCCGAGCAGGTCAACGAGGACACCGACACCCGCGCCGTCATGCGCGAGCTGTTCATGCAGAAGGCAACGCTGCGGTCCAAGGTCGTTACCGACAAGGAAGAGGAAGCCGCCAAGTACCGCGACTACTTCGACTGGGAGGAGCCGCTGGCCACAGCACCTTCGCACCGCATCCTGGCCGTCCGCCGGGGCGAGAACGAGGGTCTGCTGACCATGCGCATCCTGCCCGACGAGGAGGAAGCGCTGGCCCTGCTGCAAGCACGCTTCGTCAAGGGTCAGAACGCTGCCTCGGAGCAGGTCGGGATGGCCGTGCAGGATGGTTACCACAGACTCCTGGGCCCCTCGATGGAGTCCGAGGCACGACTGGCAGCGAAGCAGCGGGCCGACGAAGAGGCCATCCAGGTCTTCGCCGAGAACCTGCGGCAACTGCTCTTGGCCGCTCCGCTCGGCCAAAAGAACGTCCTGGCACTCGACCCGGGCTTCCGCACCGGCTGCAAGCTGGTGTGCCTGGACCGCCAGGGCAAGCTCGTGTACAACGACACCCTCTACCCGCACGGCTCCGAGCATCAGGCCACCGAGGCAGCCGACAAGCTGCGCAAGATCGCTGCGCAGATGCACACCGAAGTCATCGCCATCGGCAATGGCACGGCCAGTCGCGAGACTGAGAGCTTCGTGCGCAAGTCCGGCCTGACGCAGGAAATCACCGTGGTCATGGTCAACGAGAGCGGCGCCTCGATCTACTCCGCCTCCGACGTCGCCCGCGAGGAGTTCCCGGATTACGACATCACCGTGCGCGGTTCCGTCTCGATTGGCCGGCGGCTCATGGACCCGCTGGCCGAGCTGGTGAAGATCGACCCGAAGTCCATCGGGGTCGGCCAGTATCAGCACGATGTCGAGCAGGGCTCGCTGCGGCGGTCGCTGGATGACGTGGTGGTCAGTTGCGTGAACGCCGTCGGAGTTGAGGTCAACACTGCCAGCAAGCAACTGCTGACCTATGTCTCCGGGTTCGGTCCGAAACTGGCCGAGTCCGTCGTGACCTACCGCGACGAGAAGGGTCCCTTCCGCTCCCGCAAGGAGCTGCTCAAGGTGCCGCGTCTCGGGCCTAAGGCCTTCGAGCAGGCAGCAGGCTTCCTGCGCATTCGTGACGGCGAGAACCCGCTGGACGCCAGCGCGGTTCACCCCGAAAGCTACGCCGTGGTGGATGCCATGGCCTCCGATCTCGGCTGCAAGGTAAGTGACCTGCTCCGCGACGAGGACCTGCGCAAGCGAATCGCGCTCGATCACTACGTCACGGACACCGTCGGTCTGCCGACGCTCCAGGACATCCTCCAGGAGCTCGCAAAGCCCGGACGGGATCCCCGCGAGCAGTTCGAGGTGTTCCAGTTCGCCGAGGGCGTCGAGAAGATCGCGGACCTCACTCCGGGAATGCGCCTGCCCGGCATCGTGACCAACATCACCAAGTTCGGCGTCTTCGTCGACGTGGGCGTGCATCAGGACGGCCTGGTCCACATCAGCCAGTTGGCCGACCACTACGTCAAGGACCCCACCGAGGTGGTCAAGGTCCATCAGAAGGTCATGGTGACGGTAGTCGAGGTCGACCTCGAACGAGGTCGCATCGCGCTGACCATGCGCACCGGTGAGAGGCCCGCACGGCAGCAGGCCGAGAGCAAGCCGACCGGCGACAGGCAAAGCCGGAAGCGGCCGGAGCGTCCCGCCAGGGCCAAGCGTCAGGAGTCCAGGCCTCAGCCAAAGCCGACCACGGCCCTCGGTGCAGCTTTCTTCGAGGCCCAGCAACGCGGTCAGGACAAGCACGACAAGTAA
- a CDS encoding Gfo/Idh/MocA family oxidoreductase has protein sequence MSKLVTAVIVGAGHRGVGYGSYSLSHPEELKIVGVADPDDVRREKTRAKFDLPADRCYRTAEELAAAPRFADAVINGTMDLQHVPTTLPLLDAGYDVLLEKPICPTREELLTLLAKARSTGCKLMIGHVLRYAPFYVGVKKRVLTGDIGDIISINTTERVSYHHMAVAFVRGKWNRREVNPMLLAKCCHDLDLISWFKSGVAPTQVASFGHQSYFKPECAPEGAGKRCLVDCKIEEQCRYSCRKHYIEQRRWGAYAWESIEHIANPTDEDKLESLRTDNPYGRCVWHCDNDVVDHQSVIVDFEDGTTAAHTMVCGTAKPCRTLHVVGTRGEIEGEMEAGKFVVRHPDARAGHEYSEELVDLSVTGDGHGGGDMRLVGDFVSVVRGDEPSISTTSVEDSVYGHLIAFAADDAMVQSRVVPIENLKQ, from the coding sequence ATGTCCAAACTCGTCACCGCGGTCATTGTGGGAGCCGGACACCGTGGCGTCGGCTACGGTTCGTACAGCCTGTCACACCCCGAGGAACTCAAGATCGTCGGCGTCGCCGACCCGGACGACGTGCGCCGGGAAAAGACGCGGGCCAAGTTCGACCTCCCGGCGGATCGCTGCTACCGGACTGCCGAGGAACTGGCTGCTGCACCACGCTTCGCCGATGCGGTGATCAACGGCACGATGGATCTACAGCATGTGCCGACGACACTCCCGCTGCTCGACGCCGGCTACGACGTGCTGCTCGAGAAGCCGATCTGCCCCACGCGTGAGGAACTGCTGACGCTTCTTGCCAAGGCACGAAGCACCGGCTGCAAGCTCATGATCGGGCACGTGCTTCGCTATGCGCCCTTCTACGTTGGGGTCAAGAAGCGCGTCCTAACGGGTGACATCGGCGACATCATCAGCATCAACACTACCGAGCGGGTGAGCTACCACCACATGGCGGTCGCCTTTGTGCGGGGCAAGTGGAACCGGCGCGAGGTCAACCCCATGCTGCTGGCCAAGTGCTGCCACGACCTCGACCTCATCTCCTGGTTCAAGAGCGGCGTGGCGCCGACGCAGGTAGCGAGCTTCGGACACCAGAGCTACTTCAAGCCGGAGTGCGCACCTGAGGGCGCAGGAAAGCGCTGCCTGGTGGACTGCAAGATCGAGGAGCAGTGCCGCTACTCCTGCCGCAAGCACTACATCGAACAGCGCCGCTGGGGTGCCTACGCCTGGGAGAGTATCGAGCACATCGCTAACCCGACGGACGAGGACAAGCTCGAGTCTCTGCGCACCGACAACCCCTATGGCCGCTGCGTGTGGCACTGCGACAACGATGTCGTCGACCACCAGTCGGTCATCGTCGACTTCGAGGACGGTACGACCGCAGCGCACACGATGGTCTGCGGCACGGCCAAGCCCTGTCGGACGCTACATGTGGTCGGGACGCGCGGGGAGATCGAGGGCGAGATGGAGGCGGGCAAATTCGTCGTGCGCCACCCGGATGCTCGGGCCGGTCACGAGTACAGCGAGGAACTGGTGGACCTGAGCGTGACGGGCGATGGCCACGGAGGCGGCGACATGCGTCTGGTCGGCGACTTCGTGAGCGTCGTGCGGGGAGACGAGCCTTCCATCTCCACCACGTCGGTCGAGGATTCGGTCTACGGCCACCTGATTGCCTTCGCCGCCGACGATGCGATGGTGCAGAGCCGCGTCGTACCGATCGAGAACCTCAAACAGTAG
- a CDS encoding sensory rhodopsin transducer: MNTPDGRKTWIFPDGDLPPAGEEGLPLEGHESLVVLNTGDEDAHIEMDVYFSDREPEAGIKLLAPARRVTCFRMDKPVGDRNFQVPFGQYALRLRSSVPIVVQMGRADVRQPNLAYYTTLGYGE, from the coding sequence ATGAACACACCGGACGGCCGCAAGACGTGGATCTTCCCCGATGGCGACCTGCCCCCGGCGGGTGAAGAGGGACTGCCGCTGGAGGGCCACGAGTCGCTGGTCGTACTGAATACCGGCGACGAGGACGCGCACATCGAGATGGACGTGTACTTCTCCGACCGCGAGCCCGAGGCCGGCATCAAGCTCCTCGCTCCGGCACGGCGGGTCACCTGCTTCCGCATGGACAAGCCCGTGGGCGACCGCAACTTCCAGGTTCCCTTCGGCCAGTACGCCCTGCGTCTGCGCTCCTCGGTTCCGATTGTGGTGCAGATGGGACGGGCCGATGTGCGCCAGCCGAACCTGGCCTACTACACCACCCTGGGCTACGGTGAGTAA